In the Leptospira bourretii genome, one interval contains:
- a CDS encoding tetratricopeptide repeat protein, translated as MKHLIYTFAVTCLLVTSLHSQEKEQVGSAYFQAVDEYKVKNYNKSIELVKSLLTDGKSSYEFYALLAFNYDKLNDFENSYKNILEARKRKPDDEDLLQASLAILTRHKKWKPAIELAEKTIPLYPQNPEVRYFYALALSEKGASKTALSQIEKAKAGSPNDFRMLELEGKIYYNLKNYDKADVSLRWASSLNQNSAEIWNNLALVQESLFKTNKKLGKKSQANTYLAEAKDCIRKASDLNGESNTIKENSKRIVALNDL; from the coding sequence ATGAAACATTTGATTTATACTTTTGCCGTTACCTGTCTTCTCGTAACATCCCTTCACTCTCAAGAAAAAGAACAAGTTGGTTCCGCTTATTTCCAAGCTGTGGATGAATATAAGGTTAAAAATTATAACAAGTCAATTGAACTAGTCAAAAGCCTTTTGACTGATGGAAAGTCTTCTTATGAGTTTTATGCCTTACTTGCATTTAACTATGATAAATTGAACGACTTCGAAAATTCTTATAAAAATATCTTGGAAGCAAGAAAACGTAAACCCGATGATGAAGACCTATTGCAAGCAAGTCTTGCGATTCTAACGCGCCATAAAAAATGGAAACCAGCAATTGAACTGGCTGAAAAAACTATTCCTTTATACCCACAAAACCCTGAAGTTAGATACTTTTATGCGTTAGCACTTTCCGAAAAAGGTGCTTCCAAAACAGCTCTTTCTCAAATCGAAAAAGCAAAGGCAGGAAGCCCAAATGATTTTCGAATGTTAGAGCTGGAAGGGAAAATTTATTATAATCTAAAAAATTATGACAAAGCAGATGTTAGTCTGCGATGGGCATCATCTTTAAACCAAAATTCAGCTGAAATTTGGAATAACTTGGCTCTCGTTCAAGAGTCATTATTTAAAACTAATAAAAAATTGGGAAAAAAATCCCAGGCGAACACCTATTTGGCGGAAGCAAAGGATTGTATCCGAAAAGCTTCTGATTTAAATGGCGAAAGTAATACAATCAAAGAAAACTCTAAACGGATTGTAGCACTGAACGACTTGTGA
- a CDS encoding ABC transporter permease, with protein sequence MLFLAIRQILSRPQQSILTLIGIVLGTAGYIVFSGIMLGFQAVITDQLVNSDGQIKISPKDELITERTFEDVFFQNKMVRWLSPPSGRTDNSRLTNVLGWMDKLSNDHRVVSFAPQLTKEVIFVNGKATAPARFVGVDPSIQPKVTNLSDYIVEGKLADLSRGTSLAIMGEGVLNKLGAKIGDTISVYIPGTDLIPVKVVGVLSTGNRLVDDVTVYSSLSSVQSITKSSGEVSQIIVKIKDIRSAAAIAEDFRYFSKDKVESWDEVNASILQVFRTQDIVRNSTTFTIILVVAFGIYNILNMVVNQKKKEVAILRSIGFDEKDTIQLFIFQGLFLGTLGAIIGIFVGILGCYYIDGIPIGDPKHNSKALMKTMMISWDWMIYIKGFSIAVLSASIASYIPARMASRLSPVDIIRGAT encoded by the coding sequence ATGTTGTTTCTTGCTATTCGACAAATTCTTTCGAGACCCCAACAATCAATTTTAACATTGATTGGGATTGTTTTGGGTACTGCCGGTTATATTGTATTCTCTGGAATTATGTTAGGGTTCCAGGCCGTCATTACTGACCAATTGGTGAATTCGGATGGTCAAATTAAAATTTCTCCGAAAGACGAACTCATTACAGAGAGAACGTTTGAAGATGTTTTTTTTCAAAACAAAATGGTTCGTTGGTTATCTCCTCCATCGGGGCGGACCGATAACTCTCGTTTAACTAATGTTCTTGGGTGGATGGACAAACTTTCGAATGACCACAGGGTTGTTTCCTTTGCACCGCAGTTAACAAAAGAAGTTATTTTTGTGAATGGGAAAGCTACCGCACCGGCTCGTTTTGTTGGAGTTGATCCGAGTATCCAACCCAAAGTCACCAATTTGAGTGATTACATTGTTGAGGGAAAACTTGCGGATTTATCAAGAGGGACTTCCCTTGCCATAATGGGTGAAGGAGTTCTAAATAAACTGGGTGCAAAAATTGGAGATACTATCTCTGTTTATATTCCTGGAACTGATTTGATCCCAGTGAAAGTTGTTGGAGTATTGAGTACCGGGAACCGATTGGTAGATGATGTCACGGTATATTCTTCTTTATCCTCTGTCCAAAGTATTACCAAATCCAGTGGTGAGGTCTCGCAGATCATTGTAAAAATTAAAGACATTCGATCAGCCGCTGCAATTGCCGAAGACTTTCGTTACTTTAGCAAAGATAAAGTGGAAAGTTGGGATGAAGTTAACGCAAGTATTCTTCAAGTTTTTAGAACACAGGATATAGTCCGGAACTCAACAACATTTACCATTATCCTCGTTGTGGCATTTGGAATTTATAATATTCTAAATATGGTTGTAAATCAAAAGAAAAAGGAAGTGGCCATCCTTCGCTCCATTGGGTTTGATGAAAAAGATACAATTCAACTTTTTATTTTCCAAGGATTGTTTTTAGGAACACTTGGGGCCATCATAGGAATTTTTGTAGGAATTTTAGGATGTTATTATATTGATGGAATTCCCATTGGAGATCCAAAACACAATTCAAAGGCTCTGATGAAAACAATGATGATTTCTTGGGACTGGATGATTTATATAAAGGGTTTCTCAATCGCAGTTCTTAGTGCGTCGATTGCGAGTTATATTCCTGCTCGTATGGCAAGTCGTCTTTCTCCAGTAGATATCATTCGAGGAGCTACTTAA
- a CDS encoding ATP--guanido phosphotransferase, giving the protein MENFVKENTNHLSLLSFRTRITRNLKSNLFPFYETFEDKSKRLLVENKMDVYLYPDGFFSNPPRSAEPESTMGFYLGSEDHIRWESIWVFPPKNSLPFPLREKKKISIFRFLFQKSHWAHLPEWGFVSSCPTNLGMGRRDSVLLGVDPDLAIGFFSNLQTLSEFGIEFAPSTDHRFRNIGKDRVLVVKISWKNASVVQKRQFYKILGLLGSY; this is encoded by the coding sequence TTGGAAAATTTTGTAAAAGAAAATACAAACCATCTCTCTTTATTGTCTTTTCGAACTCGCATCACAAGAAATTTAAAATCAAATCTTTTTCCTTTTTATGAAACTTTTGAAGATAAGTCTAAACGGCTGTTAGTTGAAAATAAAATGGATGTTTATTTGTATCCGGATGGTTTTTTTTCGAATCCTCCAAGGAGTGCGGAACCGGAATCTACAATGGGTTTTTATTTGGGATCGGAAGACCATATCCGCTGGGAATCCATCTGGGTTTTCCCACCGAAAAATTCGCTTCCCTTCCCCCTTAGAGAAAAAAAGAAAATTTCCATTTTTCGTTTTTTATTCCAAAAATCCCACTGGGCCCATTTACCGGAATGGGGATTTGTTTCTTCCTGCCCCACCAATTTGGGAATGGGAAGGCGAGATTCTGTCCTACTCGGAGTGGATCCCGACCTTGCGATTGGGTTTTTTTCAAATTTACAAACATTGTCTGAATTTGGTATAGAATTTGCTCCTTCCACCGATCATAGATTTAGGAACATCGGAAAAGACCGAGTCCTAGTCGTAAAAATTTCGTGGAAGAACGCCTCAGTGGTTCAAAAACGTCAGTTTTACAAAATTCTTGGTTTACTAGGCTCGTATTAA
- a CDS encoding ABC transporter ATP-binding protein, with protein MTDMNIKPTVSVRKLEKYYQVVDKRYHIISGLDFEVLPGEIVSVEGASGVGKSTLLNILGAMDSFDDGEVEVCGVSLKNLNEKQRESFRAEKISFIFQQHLLLPDFTALENVMMPLLIAKMNPGLAKQQATEILKKVGLGERTDSFPSQLSGGESARVGVARALVGRRQLILADEPTGNLDRDNSRHLMDLIKELQNEFKFSLILVTHDLELASMAHKRNRIVSGQLTPVI; from the coding sequence ATGACTGATATGAATATAAAACCAACTGTTTCCGTTCGCAAATTAGAAAAATACTATCAGGTTGTTGATAAAAGATACCATATCATATCGGGCCTAGATTTTGAAGTTTTGCCTGGTGAAATTGTTTCTGTAGAAGGAGCTTCGGGAGTGGGGAAGTCCACACTTCTCAATATCCTTGGCGCTATGGATTCGTTTGACGACGGTGAGGTGGAAGTATGTGGAGTGAGTCTAAAGAATCTAAACGAAAAACAAAGAGAAAGTTTTCGTGCCGAAAAAATTTCTTTTATTTTCCAACAACATCTTCTGTTACCTGATTTTACCGCTCTAGAAAATGTAATGATGCCACTTCTCATTGCAAAAATGAATCCAGGTTTGGCAAAACAACAGGCCACTGAAATTTTAAAAAAGGTAGGTCTTGGCGAAAGGACAGATAGTTTCCCATCCCAACTCTCCGGTGGAGAAAGTGCTAGGGTCGGTGTGGCAAGAGCCCTTGTGGGAAGAAGGCAACTCATTTTGGCAGATGAACCAACAGGAAACTTGGACCGGGATAACTCTCGCCATTTGATGGATTTAATCAAAGAACTGCAGAATGAATTTAAGTTCTCTTTGATTCTTGTGACTCACGACTTGGAACTTGCCTCTATGGCTCACAAACGAAATCGAATTGTATCAGGGCAGCTAACGCCAGTTATCTAA
- a CDS encoding trans-sulfuration enzyme family protein: protein MFEHFETDAIRIQTKRTGEKEHSTPLFLTSSFVFDDAEHARALFAEEVTGNQYTRFSNPNTTELIDKLCSLEHTEDGIATASGMSAVFTSVFGLVKSGDHIVSARAIFGSTHQIFANILPRFGVTTTYVDINKPELWEAAFQENTKIVYIETPSNPGLDIVDLAWVAALCKKKKAILIVDNCFCSPYIQRPADFGADIVIHSATKYLDGQGRVIAGIILGKKEYIQPIRYMARNTGPSLSPMNAWIISKSLETLAVRMDRHSENAMKLAEFLEQSADVELVRYPFLPNDPGYAIAKKQMKSGGGIVSFVIKGGVDRARKFLDALKWFSLTANLGDTRTTVTHPTSTTHSKLSEAERLAVGILPGLIRVSVGLEHIDDIIAEVKQALANSK, encoded by the coding sequence ATGTTTGAACACTTTGAAACTGACGCCATTCGCATCCAAACCAAACGAACCGGGGAAAAAGAACATTCCACCCCGCTATTTTTAACTTCTAGTTTTGTTTTTGATGATGCAGAACATGCAAGGGCGCTGTTTGCAGAAGAAGTGACCGGCAATCAATACACAAGATTTTCCAATCCGAATACAACTGAGTTAATTGATAAATTATGTTCTTTAGAGCACACAGAGGACGGAATCGCTACTGCTTCGGGAATGTCTGCTGTTTTTACTTCTGTGTTTGGTCTCGTTAAGTCGGGGGATCATATTGTATCGGCTCGCGCTATTTTTGGATCCACCCATCAGATTTTTGCGAACATATTGCCACGATTCGGAGTGACGACAACTTACGTTGATATCAACAAACCAGAGTTATGGGAAGCAGCTTTCCAAGAAAATACTAAAATCGTTTATATTGAAACACCTTCCAATCCAGGGCTTGATATTGTAGATTTGGCATGGGTAGCAGCATTATGTAAAAAGAAAAAAGCAATTCTCATTGTTGATAATTGTTTTTGTTCTCCTTATATCCAAAGGCCTGCTGATTTTGGAGCAGATATTGTAATTCACTCTGCTACTAAATATTTGGATGGGCAAGGCCGGGTGATCGCAGGTATTATTTTAGGCAAAAAAGAATACATCCAACCGATTCGTTATATGGCTCGTAATACTGGACCATCTTTATCTCCGATGAATGCATGGATCATTTCGAAAAGTTTAGAAACACTTGCGGTGCGTATGGATAGACATTCTGAAAATGCAATGAAGTTGGCTGAATTTTTAGAACAATCAGCCGATGTTGAATTAGTTAGGTATCCTTTTTTGCCGAATGATCCTGGTTATGCGATTGCAAAAAAACAAATGAAATCGGGTGGGGGAATTGTTTCCTTTGTAATCAAAGGTGGAGTGGATAGAGCTAGAAAATTTTTGGATGCTTTGAAATGGTTTTCTCTCACTGCTAATTTGGGAGATACAAGAACCACTGTGACCCATCCGACTTCAACGACTCATTCTAAACTATCGGAAGCAGAAAGACTTGCTGTAGGAATTTTACCAGGACTCATTCGTGTGTCTGTTGGTTTGGAACATATTGACGATATTATTGCGGAAGTGAAGCAGGCACTCGCCAATTCAAAGTAA
- the mtaB gene encoding tRNA (N(6)-L-threonylcarbamoyladenosine(37)-C(2))-methylthiotransferase MtaB, with protein MKIKFHTLGCRLNFFETDGMYSVLKDKGFSLAEAQEEAQYIVVNTCTVTNKADVKNRNIIRNAIRTNPGAKVYVTGCYAETDKEILQNIPGVFGVFGNSEKSALPYKILEDFEGKDSYPEKTLDRFAYSDVLPEGHTRSYLKIQDGCNRKCSYCKIPAARGLGVSRNYNDVLDQVRYLQDNGVGEIQLTGVNLGWYRLENGEKGFLNLLEDILKILEYSRIRLSSIEPPDVGSGLLDLMKHPRFCKFLHVPIQSGSRKVLKDMRRTYHPDAFRTRIELAKEKLPNLFLGTDVIVGFPSETELEFQETKDLLVELGFAKLHVFPYSVRKGTTAETFGDPIPGDEKKRRVLDLMSLSSTLHTKYAESVLGKTYEAILESDGRLVTDNYLKGRLENSSIFHTLQKGQFVDVRCLEYKPAKDKEGEFVFGLSL; from the coding sequence GTGAAAATTAAGTTTCATACTCTTGGCTGTCGGTTGAATTTTTTTGAAACCGATGGTATGTACTCTGTATTAAAAGACAAAGGTTTTTCTCTGGCGGAAGCCCAGGAAGAGGCACAGTACATTGTTGTGAATACATGTACTGTGACAAATAAAGCTGATGTAAAAAATCGAAATATCATCCGCAATGCCATCCGCACAAATCCTGGTGCCAAGGTTTATGTGACTGGTTGTTATGCGGAGACTGATAAAGAAATTTTACAAAATATCCCCGGAGTATTCGGTGTTTTTGGGAATTCCGAAAAAAGTGCTCTTCCTTACAAAATCTTAGAAGACTTTGAAGGTAAGGATAGTTATCCAGAGAAAACACTCGATCGATTTGCTTATTCCGATGTTCTACCAGAAGGCCATACTCGTTCTTATCTAAAAATCCAAGATGGATGCAATCGGAAATGTTCTTATTGTAAAATACCTGCGGCCCGTGGACTTGGTGTTAGTCGAAATTATAATGATGTTTTAGATCAGGTCCGATATCTTCAAGACAATGGGGTTGGGGAGATCCAATTAACCGGTGTTAATTTGGGTTGGTACCGGTTGGAAAATGGAGAAAAAGGATTTCTCAATCTTTTGGAAGATATTCTAAAGATTTTAGAATATTCTAGAATTCGCCTTTCTTCGATTGAACCACCGGATGTGGGTTCCGGTTTATTAGATTTAATGAAACACCCACGCTTTTGTAAATTTTTGCATGTTCCCATCCAGAGTGGGAGTCGAAAGGTTTTGAAGGATATGCGAAGGACTTATCATCCTGATGCATTTCGCACCAGGATCGAACTTGCCAAAGAAAAACTCCCAAACTTGTTTTTAGGAACAGATGTAATTGTTGGATTTCCATCGGAAACCGAATTAGAGTTTCAAGAAACAAAGGATTTGTTGGTCGAACTTGGATTTGCAAAGTTACATGTATTTCCTTATTCAGTTCGTAAAGGAACTACGGCCGAAACGTTTGGTGATCCAATCCCTGGTGATGAGAAAAAACGCAGAGTGCTAGATTTGATGTCACTTAGCTCCACACTCCATACTAAATATGCTGAATCGGTTTTAGGAAAAACCTATGAAGCCATTCTCGAAAGTGATGGCAGGTTAGTGACTGATAATTATCTGAAAGGTCGATTGGAAAATTCCAGTATCTTTCATACTTTACAAAAAGGCCAATTCGTTGATGTTAGGTGTTTGGAATACAAACCCGCCAAAGACAAAGAAGGTGAGTTCGTTTTCGGTTTGTCCCTTTAG
- a CDS encoding ATP-dependent Clp protease ATP-binding subunit yields the protein MLEFTKRAKRVINEIAQDEAKRLGSDFIGPEHILLGLLREEDSVAIKILTNLNINLNELRKEVEKRTREGSGALLLDVSQGQDKYQKMIEVSKEEAKRLKHNYVGTEHILLALLRDNNNIAGGSLSSFSVNYNVIKSEILRLLGAPPSGAVGGATGTQGATQGQTQQQAAPRQEKSKTPILDEFARDLTQLAREKKLDPVIGRSKEIERVIQILSRKTKNNPVLVGESGVGKTAIVEGLAQAVIEKLVPDLLFDKRVLSLDLASLIAGTKYRGEFEERLKKIMKEIVTSQNIIIFIDELHTLIGAGAAEGAVDAANILKPALARGELQCIGATTNNEYRKYIEKDSALERRFQMVKVLEPSVDDAVLILDGLKKAYEAHHKVRYSEKAIEQAVKLSHRYINDRFLPDKAIDIIDEAGAKARLANCQRPNEIKEIEEEIKGLSVKKEDLVRSQEYEKAAAVRDEVNRKKGQLEEKTKQWQERMEGYAVSIEEEDILSVVSLWTGIPLKKMEQSENTKLLNLEEDIKGRIVGQTDAIEKVARAVRRSRTGLKSEKRPTGSFIFLGPTGVGKTELAKALAEQLFGSEDNMLRIDMSEYMEPHAVSRLIGAPPGYVGYDDGGQLTEFVRRKPYSLVLLDEIEKAHHDLFNILLQIMEEGNLTDTKGRKVNFRDTIIIMTSNIAAKEISKGGRLGFEDFAEERETYKAEQAREQLKKHFNPEFLNRVDEVVYFSPLKKEEIVNIVDIMLKDFNKRLTEKKVLVDLSQLAKEHFATIGYDQNYGARPLRRVFQRELEDYMAVQSLKGVYDNPTKIFVDFAEGKLVYSETPWSDYKEIPKKDDGSSPNTEEKDLALV from the coding sequence ATGTTGGAATTCACAAAAAGAGCAAAAAGAGTCATCAACGAAATCGCCCAAGATGAGGCAAAACGTTTGGGTTCCGATTTTATCGGTCCTGAGCACATTCTACTTGGGCTTCTCCGGGAGGAGGACTCTGTCGCGATCAAGATTCTAACGAATCTAAATATCAATTTAAACGAACTTCGTAAAGAAGTCGAAAAAAGAACTCGTGAGGGTTCGGGTGCCTTGCTTTTGGATGTAAGCCAAGGACAAGACAAATACCAAAAAATGATCGAAGTTTCTAAAGAGGAAGCAAAACGCCTCAAACATAACTATGTAGGAACTGAACACATTCTATTGGCATTATTACGTGATAATAATAATATCGCGGGCGGATCGTTATCATCTTTTAGCGTAAATTATAACGTCATTAAATCTGAAATTTTACGACTTCTCGGAGCTCCACCTTCTGGTGCTGTGGGTGGAGCTACGGGAACACAAGGTGCAACCCAAGGCCAAACACAACAACAAGCGGCCCCAAGACAAGAGAAGAGTAAAACTCCGATTTTGGATGAATTTGCAAGAGACTTAACCCAACTCGCACGTGAGAAAAAATTGGATCCAGTGATTGGTCGTTCCAAAGAAATCGAACGAGTCATTCAAATCCTTTCTCGTAAAACGAAAAACAACCCAGTTCTTGTAGGAGAATCGGGTGTGGGAAAAACGGCGATTGTTGAAGGTCTTGCACAAGCCGTAATCGAAAAATTAGTTCCAGATTTACTTTTCGATAAACGAGTGTTATCTCTTGATTTGGCAAGTCTCATTGCTGGAACGAAATACCGCGGTGAGTTTGAAGAACGATTGAAAAAAATCATGAAAGAAATCGTTACTTCTCAAAACATCATTATCTTTATTGATGAGTTACACACTCTGATTGGAGCGGGTGCCGCAGAAGGTGCTGTGGATGCAGCAAACATCTTAAAACCAGCTCTTGCACGTGGGGAATTACAATGTATTGGTGCCACCACCAATAACGAATACCGTAAATACATCGAAAAAGATTCTGCTTTGGAAAGAAGATTCCAAATGGTGAAGGTTTTAGAACCTTCCGTGGATGATGCGGTTCTTATCCTAGACGGTTTGAAAAAAGCATACGAGGCTCACCATAAGGTCCGTTATTCGGAAAAAGCGATCGAACAAGCTGTGAAGTTATCTCACCGTTATATCAACGATCGTTTTTTACCAGACAAAGCCATTGATATCATTGATGAAGCAGGAGCAAAAGCACGCCTTGCGAATTGCCAACGTCCAAATGAAATCAAAGAGATCGAAGAAGAAATCAAAGGTCTTTCTGTTAAAAAAGAAGATTTGGTTCGTAGCCAAGAGTATGAAAAAGCTGCAGCTGTTCGCGATGAAGTGAATCGTAAAAAAGGCCAGTTGGAAGAAAAAACCAAACAATGGCAAGAACGAATGGAAGGTTATGCCGTTTCCATCGAAGAAGAGGACATACTTTCTGTTGTGAGCCTTTGGACAGGAATTCCATTGAAAAAAATGGAACAGTCCGAAAATACCAAACTTCTCAATTTGGAAGAAGACATCAAAGGTCGTATTGTTGGCCAAACTGATGCCATCGAAAAAGTGGCTCGTGCCGTCAGACGTTCTCGTACCGGTCTTAAAAGCGAAAAACGTCCTACTGGATCGTTTATTTTCCTTGGCCCAACGGGTGTGGGAAAAACAGAACTTGCTAAGGCGCTCGCAGAACAGTTGTTTGGATCGGAGGATAATATGCTCCGCATTGATATGTCGGAATATATGGAACCTCACGCAGTATCCCGTTTGATTGGAGCTCCTCCAGGTTACGTAGGTTATGATGATGGTGGCCAACTCACTGAGTTTGTCAGAAGAAAACCATATAGTTTGGTGCTTCTTGATGAAATCGAAAAGGCACACCATGATCTTTTTAACATCCTACTCCAAATCATGGAAGAGGGAAACTTAACTGATACGAAAGGTCGTAAGGTAAATTTCCGCGATACCATCATTATCATGACATCGAACATCGCTGCGAAAGAAATTTCGAAAGGTGGAAGATTGGGTTTTGAAGACTTCGCAGAAGAAAGAGAAACTTACAAAGCAGAACAAGCTCGTGAACAGTTGAAAAAACATTTTAATCCAGAATTCCTCAACCGTGTGGATGAGGTGGTTTACTTTTCTCCTCTCAAAAAAGAAGAGATCGTAAACATTGTGGATATCATGTTAAAAGACTTTAACAAACGTTTGACTGAGAAAAAAGTTCTTGTTGACCTTTCTCAATTGGCAAAAGAACATTTTGCAACCATTGGATACGACCAAAACTATGGGGCACGACCACTTAGGCGTGTGTTCCAAAGAGAATTGGAAGATTATATGGCAGTACAATCTTTGAAAGGTGTTTATGACAACCCAACAAAGATCTTCGTTGATTTTGCAGAAGGAAAACTAGTGTATTCGGAAACTCCTTGGTCTGATTACAAAGAAATTCCGAAAAAAGACGATGGTTCTTCTCCAAACACAGAGGAAAAAGATTTGGCTCTCGTTTAG
- a CDS encoding ABC transporter ATP-binding protein, with translation MLGIEATHIFKSFGEPPQDVLKDVSLEIAVGDFVALTGKSGSGKSTLLYIVSGLDNPTSGDVKLNGSSLVGMGSKDIHTLRNLSIGFVFQFHYLLPELTGLENITMPARKTGSHKMIEEYALHLMESFSVLHCKDKFPSQMSGGEGQRVAIARALVQKPKFLFADEPTGNLDTANGDKVMEIFKRINKVDGTTILFVTHDPDYAGLANRRVHMIDGKIAEIS, from the coding sequence ATGTTAGGAATCGAAGCCACACATATTTTTAAATCTTTCGGAGAACCACCTCAAGATGTTTTAAAAGATGTATCACTTGAGATTGCAGTTGGAGATTTTGTGGCTCTGACTGGAAAATCTGGATCGGGAAAATCAACCTTACTTTATATCGTGAGTGGCTTAGACAATCCAACAAGTGGCGATGTAAAATTGAATGGAAGTTCCCTTGTGGGTATGGGAAGTAAAGATATTCACACTTTAAGAAATTTATCGATAGGATTTGTCTTTCAATTTCACTACTTACTCCCTGAACTCACCGGCCTTGAAAACATAACGATGCCTGCGAGAAAAACTGGATCACATAAAATGATCGAAGAGTATGCTTTGCATTTAATGGAAAGTTTTTCCGTATTACACTGTAAGGATAAATTTCCAAGCCAAATGTCTGGTGGAGAAGGCCAAAGGGTGGCAATCGCACGTGCTCTTGTTCAAAAACCAAAGTTTCTTTTTGCTGATGAACCAACGGGAAATTTAGATACAGCTAATGGAGATAAGGTGATGGAGATATTCAAACGGATCAACAAAGTGGATGGAACCACCATTCTATTTGTCACTCACGATCCTGATTATGCAGGCCTTGCTAACCGTCGTGTCCATATGATCGATGGTAAAATTGCAGAAATTTCTTAA
- a CDS encoding efflux RND transporter periplasmic adaptor subunit has product MDRKKLSIIGFIVVMVLIVTIYLFFRNSQSNRLKIERGSLVEAVYALGTVKPVDSFSLKFGIAASVREIFVEEGQMVTKGQALLTNDSGITFRSPFTGTLTKLNVAKNETAMPGLPLLEIQNLKEVYISVSLDQESALRVKPDQAVQLSFESIRGNVYKGKVERIYPSNGQFLVRIEPHELPQGILPDMTTDVAIEVSSKENVVLVPLVAVDRGKLTRFRDGKRDKIEIRIGAINSEFGELIQGDLKEGDEVLVKN; this is encoded by the coding sequence ATGGACCGTAAAAAGTTATCTATCATTGGTTTTATCGTTGTAATGGTTCTAATCGTTACAATTTACCTTTTCTTTAGAAATTCCCAATCCAATCGATTGAAAATCGAAAGAGGATCTTTGGTAGAAGCCGTTTATGCTTTGGGAACTGTGAAACCTGTGGATAGTTTTAGTTTAAAGTTTGGAATTGCTGCTTCCGTTCGAGAAATTTTTGTGGAAGAAGGTCAAATGGTCACAAAAGGGCAAGCCCTTCTAACCAACGATTCAGGAATCACCTTTCGATCTCCATTTACAGGCACCTTAACAAAGTTAAATGTTGCGAAAAATGAAACAGCAATGCCTGGACTTCCTCTTTTAGAAATCCAGAATTTAAAAGAAGTATATATCTCTGTATCATTGGACCAAGAGTCGGCTTTAAGGGTCAAACCAGACCAGGCAGTCCAACTTAGTTTTGAATCCATTCGTGGAAACGTTTATAAAGGAAAAGTGGAAAGAATTTATCCATCCAATGGCCAGTTTTTAGTACGCATTGAACCTCATGAACTCCCGCAAGGGATTTTACCAGATATGACAACCGATGTTGCCATAGAGGTTTCTTCAAAAGAAAATGTCGTACTAGTTCCGTTAGTTGCCGTGGATCGAGGGAAATTAACTCGTTTTCGAGATGGGAAACGTGATAAGATAGAAATTCGAATTGGGGCAATCAATTCTGAGTTTGGAGAACTCATCCAAGGGGATTTAAAAGAAGGCGACGAAGTATTGGTTAAGAACTAA